In Xylanibacillus composti, a genomic segment contains:
- a CDS encoding aminoacyl--tRNA ligase-related protein: protein MRLEVDCPVTHAEVKKTLQYQLRFYFPEITSVTFQDNQRVVLESETPLPEQKVKASIEKSLRKFARINERIQSKVLFDSDSDQAQAYTEQHAPETLQASFLESVDSLLQQLQAGTGRMGEPMFGEQTYKVRPGLNVYANETAVVLDALDRFFMTVLQKAFHAEEMKPPSMISSSVVDRAGYFKTGCQHISFVSPISNDPEVFDEFLPFWSDASDENGICHDERLRQYTKVPKDILTPAICLHSYPLFENRKIESGEMVTLSMSGSVFRDESGNLNNEERLNEFKMREGIFFGARDKLIGIHPGLVALFVMCGHAFGFRYKIETANDIFFDENAMQQLLSQLVSDNKIELSVYSEEKQKYIAIASLNKHHQHFSKNFNINDTNDQPVDTMCIAFGLSRFVYLMMERVKREGLHAFTQSLLAKRKEIDSWNGVKEWKPVAQLEG, encoded by the coding sequence TTGAGGTTGGAAGTGGACTGTCCTGTCACCCACGCCGAAGTCAAGAAGACCCTGCAGTATCAGCTGCGCTTTTATTTTCCGGAAATTACGAGTGTCACCTTCCAGGACAACCAGCGCGTTGTCCTGGAATCCGAGACACCGTTGCCGGAGCAGAAGGTAAAAGCTTCGATAGAGAAAAGTCTGCGGAAATTTGCCAGAATCAACGAACGGATACAGAGCAAGGTGCTGTTCGATTCCGACAGCGACCAAGCGCAGGCTTATACAGAGCAGCATGCGCCGGAGACGCTTCAAGCATCCTTCCTGGAATCGGTAGATAGCTTGCTTCAACAGCTGCAGGCAGGCACCGGACGCATGGGTGAGCCGATGTTCGGCGAGCAGACATACAAGGTCAGACCCGGCTTGAACGTATATGCCAACGAAACTGCTGTGGTTCTGGACGCACTGGATCGCTTCTTTATGACGGTGCTGCAAAAGGCGTTTCATGCGGAAGAGATGAAGCCGCCTTCCATGATCTCTTCTTCTGTTGTAGATCGTGCGGGCTATTTCAAGACGGGCTGCCAGCATATCAGCTTCGTCTCGCCGATCAGCAATGATCCGGAGGTGTTCGACGAGTTCCTGCCTTTCTGGAGCGATGCATCGGACGAGAACGGCATCTGCCATGACGAGCGGCTGCGGCAGTATACGAAGGTGCCGAAGGATATCTTGACGCCGGCTATTTGCTTGCACAGCTATCCGCTGTTCGAGAATCGCAAGATCGAAAGCGGCGAGATGGTGACGCTGTCCATGTCGGGTTCAGTATTCCGCGACGAGTCCGGCAATCTGAACAACGAGGAGCGGCTGAACGAATTCAAGATGCGGGAAGGCATCTTCTTCGGAGCGCGCGACAAGCTGATCGGCATTCATCCGGGTCTGGTCGCCCTGTTCGTAATGTGCGGGCATGCCTTCGGCTTCCGCTATAAGATTGAGACGGCGAACGATATTTTCTTCGACGAGAATGCGATGCAGCAGTTGCTTAGCCAGCTCGTGTCGGACAACAAGATTGAACTGTCCGTATACAGTGAAGAGAAGCAGAAGTATATTGCGATTGCTTCGCTGAACAAGCATCATCAGCATTTCTCGAAAAACTTCAATATTAACGATACAAACGACCAACCGGTCGATACGATGTGTATTGCGTTCGGCCTGAGCCGGTTTGTGTACTTGATGATGGAGCGTGTGAAGCGGGAAGGGCTGCATGCGTTCACGCAATCCC
- a CDS encoding nucleotidyltransferase family protein: MTTLTKYENITLEQELVLQLSQFRTADKERVEEILGQKLDLAEILGHLTYNRTAGIAYHTLRAINAPFFNREFEMVLFLVHQVQELRTKSHNQYITQIAKAMKESGIPHAFLKGSILAHSIYPAGCRISSDIDILLNGDDLTACSNVFKELGFIQGFHDENQNIVVPATRRELINYRMNYGEVVPFRKVVDDPGINLIEIDINFSLDWLPHGTEQAVSNFIAQSEDYTFDNGQKVSALPKEYFLAHLCVHLFKEAQVITWVEWQRDMGLYKFVDIYGFLTDPNLSINWEKFVQILTENDIVEDCYYALEYTRTFFPVLNENQGFVDMMARIKPANTDYLEQVIDGGNPDVKYKWKKDLLTRFFDLKRIDLLEKM; this comes from the coding sequence ATGACGACTTTAACCAAATACGAGAATATTACTCTGGAGCAGGAACTGGTTCTGCAGCTGTCGCAATTCCGTACAGCAGACAAGGAACGTGTCGAAGAAATACTTGGCCAAAAGCTGGATCTAGCTGAAATTTTGGGACATCTGACCTACAACCGGACAGCGGGCATCGCTTATCACACGCTTCGTGCGATCAATGCGCCGTTTTTCAATCGTGAATTCGAGATGGTGCTGTTCCTGGTGCATCAGGTACAGGAGCTGCGCACGAAGTCGCACAATCAATATATTACGCAAATTGCGAAAGCGATGAAGGAGAGCGGCATTCCGCATGCCTTCCTTAAGGGATCGATTCTGGCTCACTCGATCTATCCGGCAGGCTGCCGCATCTCGAGCGATATCGATATTCTGCTCAATGGAGACGATCTGACGGCTTGCAGCAATGTATTCAAGGAGCTCGGCTTTATTCAAGGCTTCCACGATGAGAATCAAAATATTGTCGTGCCTGCTACGCGAAGAGAGCTGATCAACTATCGGATGAACTATGGCGAGGTCGTGCCGTTCCGGAAGGTGGTTGACGATCCGGGCATTAATCTGATTGAGATCGACATCAACTTCTCGCTGGACTGGCTGCCGCACGGTACGGAGCAAGCGGTTAGCAACTTCATTGCGCAATCGGAGGATTACACCTTCGACAACGGACAAAAGGTCAGTGCGCTGCCCAAGGAATATTTCCTCGCCCATCTGTGCGTCCATTTGTTCAAGGAAGCGCAGGTCATTACATGGGTGGAATGGCAAAGAGACATGGGCTTGTACAAATTCGTCGATATTTACGGCTTTTTGACCGATCCGAACTTGAGCATCAACTGGGAAAAGTTTGTTCAAATCTTGACCGAGAACGATATTGTGGAAGATTGCTATTATGCGCTTGAATATACGCGCACGTTCTTCCCTGTCCTCAATGAGAATCAAGGATTCGTCGACATGATGGCACGGATTAAGCCTGCCAACACCGATTATTTGGAGCAGGTTATCGATGGCGGCAACCCTGATGTGAAGTACAAGTGGAAGAAGGATCTGTTGACGCGCTTCTTCGACTTGAAACGGATCGATCTGCTGGAGAAGATGTAG
- a CDS encoding bifunctional metallophosphatase/5'-nucleotidase, with amino-acid sequence MKKYTNLIVIGVVLIAGLSYFAIRAINFQDLLVTVGYYDKKVTILNTADIHGHLRYNNVNGEYVTLGETYLEMGLALMKGLIDEERERNPNTLLLDSGDAFHGTPEAAVGQGAGLVEAMNLMGYDAMVPGNHEYNWDWNRAKEIEEEINFPMISANIFKDGEPAYQGHLVFEVDGLKIGVFGLTTKQFLQNMQVYDTTGITYEDPVKHAKEQIALLQEQNVDAIIFLSHLGDDMDKELVLEHGVEGIDFILSGHGHALYEKVEKINDTFIAEAGSYTTHLGVADMYFRNGKVDKVVWSIRQSADTSKEDPEIRAIAERYHALALEEGKRIVGTSPEVLDGLRWNVRTKETNFANLITDAMREVGEADITLFNGGGIRESIDQGEIDLYSISSALPFVNTLVTVELKGEVLYEAIEHGLKTWPYGASNGGFPQVSGISYKIDGSKPAGKRLVSITKDGQPLDRERTYKVAITDYLLSGGDGYDMLKDAKVLYRGELLSDMLAKYIESKEVVNPQIEGRIEVVNQRYADN; translated from the coding sequence ATGAAAAAATATACAAATCTGATCGTGATCGGCGTCGTCTTGATTGCGGGCTTGAGTTACTTTGCCATACGCGCAATCAATTTTCAGGACTTGCTCGTCACCGTAGGCTACTACGATAAAAAAGTGACAATATTGAACACGGCCGATATCCACGGGCATTTGCGCTACAACAACGTCAACGGGGAGTACGTGACGCTGGGCGAGACGTATCTGGAGATGGGCTTGGCGTTGATGAAGGGCCTGATCGATGAAGAACGGGAGCGCAATCCGAATACGCTTCTGCTGGACAGCGGCGATGCGTTCCACGGGACGCCGGAAGCCGCGGTCGGACAAGGCGCAGGTTTGGTCGAAGCGATGAATCTGATGGGGTACGACGCGATGGTTCCCGGCAACCATGAGTACAACTGGGACTGGAATCGCGCGAAGGAGATTGAAGAAGAGATCAATTTCCCGATGATCAGCGCGAATATTTTCAAGGACGGGGAGCCTGCCTATCAAGGACATCTGGTGTTCGAGGTTGACGGGTTGAAGATCGGCGTGTTCGGTTTGACGACAAAGCAATTTCTGCAAAACATGCAGGTGTACGACACAACAGGCATTACGTATGAGGACCCGGTCAAGCATGCGAAGGAGCAGATTGCGCTGCTTCAAGAGCAAAATGTAGATGCCATCATCTTCCTTTCGCATCTGGGCGATGACATGGACAAGGAGCTGGTGCTGGAGCATGGCGTGGAGGGCATCGACTTCATCCTGTCCGGTCATGGGCATGCGCTCTACGAGAAGGTAGAGAAAATTAACGATACGTTCATCGCGGAAGCAGGCAGCTACACGACACATCTTGGGGTAGCCGACATGTACTTCCGCAACGGCAAAGTAGACAAGGTTGTCTGGTCGATCAGGCAATCGGCTGACACCAGCAAGGAGGACCCGGAAATCCGTGCGATTGCGGAAAGATACCATGCGCTGGCACTGGAGGAAGGAAAGCGCATAGTGGGCACATCGCCTGAGGTGCTGGACGGTCTGCGATGGAATGTGCGCACGAAAGAGACAAATTTCGCCAATCTGATCACGGATGCAATGAGAGAGGTCGGCGAGGCGGATATTACGCTGTTCAACGGCGGCGGCATCCGGGAGAGTATCGATCAGGGAGAGATCGATCTGTACAGCATTTCGAGCGCCCTTCCGTTCGTCAATACTTTGGTGACGGTGGAGCTCAAGGGGGAAGTGTTGTACGAGGCGATTGAGCACGGTTTGAAGACGTGGCCATACGGCGCGAGCAACGGCGGATTCCCGCAGGTGTCGGGCATTAGCTACAAGATCGACGGCTCCAAGCCGGCGGGCAAGCGTCTTGTCAGCATCACGAAGGACGGGCAGCCGCTCGACAGGGAGCGTACCTACAAGGTGGCGATTACGGACTATCTGCTTTCCGGCGGTGACGGCTATGACATGCTGAAGGATGCGAAGGTGCTGTACCGGGGCGAGCTGTTGAGCGATATGCTGGCCAAGTATATTGAATCGAAGGAAGTCGTCAATCCGCAGATTGAGGGCAGAATCGAAGTAGTGAATCAACGGTATGCAGACAATTAA
- a CDS encoding ABC transporter permease, producing the protein MRNSGFFEMMNLLYQYSKLSLKVTLEFKLDRSMITLAIFCREMIAVVVMLLILARFLHIRGWDMNQLFFLYSFLFLSYSLFVFIFAGVRDFDQLVHSGEFDRYLTRPRGLLFQVIASKIDLPATLGHGVVGLLLFMNTAFSVGIIWNASNILFYISVIVGGAVIQASIFMLTAVMSFWAIRIENVRNLIFFNARRIAGYPISFYPSLIQKMLIFIVPFSFVNYFPTQYFIRREDMELFWDGFMYMTPVVGVLMFVVVSLFWRIGVRSYSSSGNAMY; encoded by the coding sequence GTGAGAAACTCGGGATTTTTTGAAATGATGAACTTGCTCTATCAATATTCCAAGCTCAGCCTGAAGGTGACACTGGAATTCAAGCTGGACCGTTCCATGATTACGCTTGCCATCTTCTGCCGGGAGATGATTGCGGTTGTAGTCATGCTGCTGATCTTGGCCCGATTCCTGCACATCCGCGGCTGGGACATGAATCAGCTGTTTTTCCTGTACAGCTTCCTGTTCTTGTCTTATAGTTTGTTTGTTTTTATTTTTGCCGGGGTGCGGGATTTCGACCAGCTGGTGCACAGCGGTGAATTTGACCGTTATTTGACGAGACCGCGGGGACTGCTGTTTCAGGTGATCGCGTCGAAGATCGACTTGCCTGCAACGCTTGGCCATGGTGTGGTCGGCTTGCTGCTATTCATGAATACCGCCTTCTCCGTCGGCATTATATGGAATGCGTCGAATATATTATTTTACATTTCCGTTATTGTCGGCGGCGCTGTTATTCAAGCATCCATCTTTATGCTGACGGCAGTCATGAGCTTCTGGGCGATTCGGATCGAGAATGTCCGCAATCTGATCTTCTTCAACGCGCGGCGAATTGCGGGATATCCGATCAGTTTCTATCCTTCGCTGATTCAAAAAATGCTAATTTTCATTGTGCCGTTTTCGTTCGTCAATTATTTTCCGACACAGTATTTCATACGCAGGGAAGATATGGAGCTGTTCTGGGACGGATTTATGTATATGACGCCGGTGGTCGGCGTGCTGATGTTCGTGGTTGTCAGTCTTTTCTGGCGAATCGGCGTTCGAAGCTATTCGAGCTCCGGCAACGCCATGTATTGA
- a CDS encoding ABC transporter permease, with the protein MRLYLELAKKSFQNHIVYRVDYVASLINAIVLIFVNIAIWRAINEEEGALAGLQLNILITYIVISFLMQTVYQMDEYYIEGKVRSGLISTDLLKPIYFRLYVFSYHMGSMLFKLVMQFIPAMLLSIFLFRLLPPFSTQMLLYFILSAMLGYLVLYHINFIVWISSFWFYWTFSLVTIKDAAVMILSGALIPIWFMPTWLIDFIEMTPFNAIFYTPILIYLGMMPEDEIFMSILKQVIWILVLFSIGHILWKRAAKKLVVQGG; encoded by the coding sequence ATGAGACTTTATCTGGAGTTAGCTAAGAAGTCGTTCCAGAATCACATCGTCTATCGCGTTGATTACGTAGCCAGCTTGATCAATGCGATCGTGTTGATCTTCGTAAATATCGCGATCTGGCGTGCGATTAATGAAGAGGAGGGCGCGCTTGCCGGACTGCAGCTGAACATCCTGATCACGTATATCGTCATTTCGTTCTTGATGCAGACGGTCTATCAGATGGACGAGTATTATATCGAGGGCAAGGTGCGGTCAGGCTTGATTTCCACCGATTTGCTGAAGCCGATCTACTTCCGCTTGTACGTATTCTCCTATCATATGGGATCCATGCTGTTCAAACTCGTCATGCAGTTTATTCCGGCGATGCTGCTGTCGATTTTCCTGTTCCGCCTGCTGCCGCCATTCTCTACGCAGATGCTCTTGTATTTTATACTCAGCGCGATGCTCGGATATCTGGTGCTGTACCATATTAACTTCATCGTATGGATCAGCTCGTTCTGGTTTTACTGGACCTTCAGTCTCGTGACGATCAAGGACGCTGCGGTCATGATCCTGTCCGGGGCGCTGATCCCGATCTGGTTTATGCCGACTTGGCTCATTGATTTTATCGAGATGACCCCATTCAACGCCATCTTCTACACGCCGATTTTGATTTATCTTGGGATGATGCCGGAAGATGAAATCTTTATGAGCATCCTGAAGCAAGTCATCTGGATACTCGTTCTGTTCAGCATCGGGCATATCTTGTGGAAGAGAGCGGCGAAGAAATTGGTCGTACAGGGAGGGTAA
- a CDS encoding ABC transporter ATP-binding protein encodes MALIEVDNLVKEYQLSVRHKGLLGSIRSLLIPEYTKKVAVDSISFSIEKGETVGFIGPNGAGKSTTVKMLTGILTPTSGTITVGGLSPYKDRKKNASRIGVVFGQRTQLWWDLPVADTYDLLKYIYKIPDNVFRENMELFTDILGLHEFLKQPVRQLSLGQKMRADIAAALLHNPEIIFFDEPTIGLDVVAKEQIREFVRTVNRERGTTMLFTTHDMSDIEKTCKRMIIIDHGKKIYDGTVEEIKEKYGKSRVLRVEFSEYIPNVQLPGAELIKEEGNKKWFEFQKDQTQVSRLINTLSQKYGIVDITVQEPEIEGVIREIYQGGIHLDETLSGVS; translated from the coding sequence GTGGCACTGATTGAAGTGGATAATTTGGTCAAGGAGTACCAGTTGAGTGTCAGGCACAAGGGCTTGCTGGGCTCTATTCGAAGCTTGTTGATACCCGAGTACACCAAGAAAGTGGCAGTGGACTCCATCAGTTTTTCGATCGAGAAAGGAGAGACGGTTGGTTTTATCGGCCCCAATGGTGCCGGCAAGTCCACGACGGTGAAAATGCTCACAGGCATTCTGACGCCGACGTCCGGCACGATTACTGTCGGCGGCTTGTCCCCTTACAAGGATCGCAAGAAAAACGCCTCCAGAATCGGGGTGGTCTTCGGTCAGCGCACACAGCTGTGGTGGGATCTGCCGGTCGCCGACACTTATGATTTGTTGAAATATATATATAAAATACCAGATAACGTTTTCAGGGAAAATATGGAACTTTTTACGGATATATTGGGTCTCCATGAGTTTCTGAAGCAGCCGGTTCGCCAGCTTAGTCTGGGCCAGAAGATGCGGGCTGATATCGCCGCAGCGCTGCTGCACAACCCGGAAATCATCTTCTTCGATGAGCCGACAATCGGATTGGACGTAGTGGCGAAGGAGCAGATTCGCGAATTTGTCCGCACTGTCAATCGGGAACGGGGCACGACGATGCTGTTCACAACCCATGATATGTCCGATATCGAGAAGACGTGCAAACGGATGATCATCATCGATCACGGCAAGAAAATTTACGACGGCACCGTTGAGGAAATCAAGGAGAAGTACGGAAAAAGCCGTGTGCTCCGAGTCGAATTCAGTGAATATATCCCGAATGTCCAGCTGCCTGGCGCCGAGTTGATCAAGGAAGAAGGCAATAAGAAGTGGTTTGAATTCCAGAAGGATCAAACCCAGGTTTCCCGCCTGATCAACACACTTTCGCAAAAGTACGGCATTGTCGACATTACCGTGCAAGAGCCGGAAATCGAGGGTGTTATCCGCGAAATTTATCAGGGAGGGATACACCTCGATGAGACTTTATCTGGAGTTAGCTAA
- a CDS encoding acyl carrier protein, which translates to MTTHEKIGEIIGTVLEIDADRMSQVAGDDALNDLGMDSLNCVDIVLSIEEEFDVIFNDEELLLENLNTINKLAETVEQKLGLHSVT; encoded by the coding sequence GTGACCACACACGAGAAAATTGGTGAAATTATAGGGACTGTGTTGGAAATTGACGCCGATCGAATGTCGCAGGTTGCCGGAGACGATGCGTTGAACGACCTGGGGATGGACTCGTTGAACTGTGTCGATATTGTGTTGTCGATTGAGGAGGAATTCGACGTCATCTTCAATGACGAGGAGCTGTTGTTGGAAAATCTGAATACGATTAATAAACTTGCGGAAACCGTAGAGCAGAAGCTCGGTCTGCATTCCGTAACTTGA
- a CDS encoding acyl-CoA dehydrogenase family protein codes for MSALPGIREKLEVLDVQELKEAFFSRANEVDAAFRFPHENFDDIVSRNLHALPLSEEFGGRNYGFERIFDTLVEMAAGCPSTALCMAMHYYTLAGLSRMPETPMLRQLFQDVHENGEFISSFNQPNVMSQFNKASGFELVKVKIDKVEGGYRINGRKHFVSGCERFKYLPVYGYQENTKSKLGMTALMVTRDDPGVEIKNAWNLSAMKASMSHHVEMSDVFVPDDRLIGREGYGVEDTNELSYWSRLAISAVYQGIAKSAVEHTISIMKRKRDLYSQTNLATMPGPQFTLAEMKIQLEVASNQLRGFARQADEERARGEFTDDLFQKSLITKYYVTNTANEIVRLAMQVEGMASLNQGGLLERLHRDVRAATFHQPTDDLLKEILAKRTLGVVTLRNRWN; via the coding sequence ATGAGCGCTTTGCCAGGAATCAGAGAAAAACTCGAGGTTTTGGATGTACAGGAGCTGAAGGAGGCTTTTTTTAGTCGTGCGAATGAAGTGGATGCAGCCTTCCGCTTCCCGCATGAAAATTTTGACGACATCGTCAGCAGAAACTTGCATGCTTTGCCGCTTTCTGAAGAGTTCGGCGGCCGGAACTACGGTTTTGAGAGAATTTTCGACACGCTTGTCGAAATGGCTGCAGGCTGTCCGTCGACAGCGCTTTGCATGGCGATGCATTACTACACGCTCGCAGGCTTGAGCCGGATGCCCGAAACGCCCATGCTGCGCCAATTGTTCCAGGATGTTCACGAGAACGGCGAGTTCATCTCTTCCTTCAACCAGCCTAATGTCATGTCCCAATTCAACAAGGCAAGCGGCTTCGAACTGGTGAAAGTCAAGATCGACAAGGTGGAGGGCGGCTATCGCATCAACGGCAGAAAGCATTTTGTCTCCGGATGTGAGCGCTTTAAATACTTGCCTGTCTATGGCTATCAGGAAAATACCAAGAGCAAGCTGGGCATGACTGCGCTGATGGTCACCCGGGACGATCCCGGGGTCGAAATCAAGAATGCCTGGAACCTGTCTGCGATGAAAGCCTCCATGAGCCATCATGTGGAAATGAGCGATGTGTTCGTTCCGGACGATCGTCTCATTGGCCGTGAAGGATATGGGGTCGAGGATACGAATGAGCTGTCCTACTGGTCAAGACTGGCGATCTCCGCTGTGTATCAAGGTATAGCCAAATCCGCTGTAGAGCACACAATCTCCATCATGAAGCGCAAGCGGGATCTGTATTCGCAGACGAATCTGGCCACTATGCCGGGCCCGCAATTTACATTGGCAGAGATGAAAATTCAGCTTGAGGTCGCATCCAACCAACTCCGCGGATTCGCGAGGCAAGCCGACGAAGAGCGGGCGCGCGGCGAGTTCACAGACGACTTGTTTCAGAAATCGCTCATTACGAAGTACTATGTCACCAACACGGCGAACGAAATTGTCCGTCTCGCGATGCAGGTGGAAGGCATGGCTTCGTTGAATCAGGGGGGACTGCTGGAAAGACTGCACCGTGACGTTCGGGCAGCAACGTTCCACCAGCCCACCGATGATCTGCTTAAGGAAATTTTGGCCAAGCGGACGCTTGGCGTCGTTACGCTAAGGAACCGCTGGAACTGA